From the Paenibacillus sp. R14(2021) genome, the window AAGCCGGGAATGGTCTGCCACGCAAACGTATTGCCGGATTCAAGATTGTATTCGCTTGGATTAAACAGCACTTCCAGCTGTTCGGTTCCCGTGCCCCGGGTGACGATAATCTTCGCTTTCTTCAAAGCCATGCCGGCTCCGCGCCTCCTTCCGCCGCTGCGTTAAAACCCGCTTCTGCGCTGCTCGAATTTCATCTTCTTCTCGAATGCTTTGAAAACCTTGTCCGCAATCGCGTCCGGCTGCAAATGCGGCATGTTCAGCAGCATTTGCTGAATTTGCTTCGCATCGATGACCGGCGCCGCCGGCGGCTTCACGGCCGCCAAGCTTTGCTGAACGGTCGCGGCCGCAGCAGCGGCTGCCGCGGCTTTCGCCGCATGATGCTGCATCGACGGCGGCGACACGGAACGCGGAGTCTCCGGCGCTCCTGGCTGCTGCGGCTTGGCCGCGTAATGCAGTGCGGGCTGGGCAGGAGCGGGCGGGCGGTCCGCCGCCGCAGCAGCCGCCGCAACGCGGCTCAGCTGGCCTGGCACGCCTGCGCCGCTCTCCGCAAGCGGCACTGCGGTTCGCCGCTGGATCAACATGCTCGCACTTGCTGTGCTTGCCGTGCCCAACGGAAGAACAGAGCGGCGCTGCGTTAGCAGGTTGTTCACAGCCTGATGTATTCTCGATGGAGAGGCTGATCTTCTGCCTGCTGTCGGCTTAGGACTAACAACCCTGACGCCGGCTTCACCGTTATTAGTACCTGTCCGGCGCTGAACCAGCGTCCCTAAGCTTGCCCCAGCGATGATCGCTGAGTCACGTCCTTCTGCTCGGCGCCGTGTCCGATACAACATCGCTGCGGTTCCGATGGCGTTATCGCCTATAGTTGCATGGAATCGGCGCTGTACGAGCGCAGCTGAAGCATCATGCTCTGGCGAACGATTTCGCTTCATTGCGCTCTTCGCTCCAAGAATACCCCCCCGATAGGCCAGCCCCTGCTGTAAGAATCTTGTTGTGGACGATAGACCTATGAAGGCACTTGCAGCAAGCCGACGGGCTTGCTGCAAGCCGCCTGCTGCTGCTGATTCGGTCATATTACTCGAAGCAGCTGCTGTTAATCGCCGCAAGGTTAACGGCCTCTGAGCTGCGGCTGGATCTATGGCCAAGCCAATTTGCTGGCGATGCAGCAGCCGGCTAAACGCAGCCTCGGTTCCGTTAATGTCCGGGCTTCTGCGCAGCGTAGGCGAGTCAGTTCCGACCGTCCTTTGAGGCAAAGTCAAAGCCTGACTGGATGTGTCCCCGCTTACGGATGTGCCCGCAGCTGTAAGACCGCCTCCAGATAAACTACTGTTCGAAGTCTGAGTAACCTTGCGGCTGGCAGAAGCTCCGCCGCTGCTTGTTGGCTTCGGCCTCATTGTCAGCAGACCAGCAGCCTCTGCAGCTGCCCTACTATGGATCCCCGCCGCTAATCGCGTTCGACGCAGAACAAGGCTGCTGAACGGGATTTTGGATTCGGACGTCCCGTCGATGATCCGCTTCGGCGATCGTTCCGAGACACGGCCCATACCCAATGCAGCAGATCGGCGCTGCACCGCTGCTCCTGCAGTCTCTCGCAGCGCGCCTAAGGCAGTCGATCCCATGTTCTCCGGTTTCATGGTCTCATCGTTCGAAGCGGCTGCCGCTTCTCGCCGATTAGTCGCCCGAACGCCTCGCTTACCCACAGCTGTCCAGTCTTGATCGACAGTTAAAGGAACGTAGCGGTGAATTTGCAGTGGTTCGTCTCTATTGGAGAGCCGCTTAGCGATCAACCGGTCTCGCGCTGCGAAATGAATACGGCCTGTTATAGAGTCTGAATCCGTTGTCGTTTGGACCTGAGAATTCCCGATGCTTCTCGATTCGTCTGTCAAGCCTCGTAATCTCTGAGGCGGCCGGATAATGCTGCCGACGACTGTTGCTGCCGCATCATTCCGGACGCGGCGCTGAACGAGCTGTAAGCCTTCTTTCCCAGCTGCCCGGACGCGATCCTGCAAGGAAATGCCTTCAAGCTTACTCCGATCCGTCTCGAATGGGTTTGCTTTCTCCGAGACGTGCAGCGACTGAAGCTGGCGATTGCGCAAACGATGCATGAAAGTTTCCGTGCGGACGCCCCCCGGCGTCGATGCTTTCATGATCGTCAGCAAGCGGTTACGATGAACTGCAGTCCAAGCGTCAAGCTTCTCTTCTGTACGTTCTCTGGATGGCTCTATCAAGGATGGCGCGCTAGTTTTTGTTTTATGAAGCGCCTGATCCATGATAGGCCCGCCAGTATTGCTTTCATTGAGACGCGGTGCATGCTTCGGCCGAATCGCTGCTTGTACTCGGAAAGCCCGCTTCGTTCCTGCTGCAGCATCCGCATTAAACGCGAACTCCGCGTTTCGCTGCAGCGGCTCATTCCGCACAGCCTTGCTGCCTCTGCTCTTCGAGCCTGATGCGTTCAAGTCGGCTGCTCCGCTTAAAGGCAGCGTCCGATGCAACAGGGCTGATGGCGCTAGCTTAATCGGCCGGGCGGGACGAGCAGTTACGACGGCACGAAGCACAGGTTGTTTAGAGTCCTTGTCATCCCATGCGAGGCTGGAGCTCGTGTGCAAGCTGCCTGCTTTTGACGTTTGCACCCTCTGTTTCATGCCTGACGCGGATATCCTCTGGATGAAACCTTCCGCCAGCGATAAGACGGATATCCCCTTCCCGCCTGCAACAAGCTGCCTTTGTATCGCAGTAGGTACGGCGCGTAGACGAGCCAAAGTTGGCCCGGCTTCATTCTCCGGCAAATAGCTGGGAGAAGGAGCATTTGAGCGATTTTCCTGGTCGCGAGTAACAGCAGCTTGCTGCGCAGTACGCCGACTCGAAGGTGTACTTTCCAGAGGGCGACTCCCCTGCTCGAGCTGCTGTGCCGGGCGTTCCCCAGCTTGTCGCCGCTGTCTTCCCTGCTTGGTTGGCAGTTCTGTTACCTCGGCAGCCACGGTGCCAAGCTCGGAATTCTGTGCTTGTTTGTACGATCGCCGAACGGCACTTATCCGCACATCATGGGCGGGTGCTTCAGAGAAAGCAGGCAATTGCCTTCGAAGAATGATGCTCGCAGGCTTGCGAATCCAAGAAACCGGGCTGCCCTCAGCACTTGGGACAATTGCAGCCTGCCAGTCCGTAACACGTGCCGGCTTCGCCTCAGCAACGCGCGTCATTAGCGGATAAGCTGCTTGCCGAAGGTTCAGCCTCGACTTCGTTGGCAATGGCACGGCTTCGATTGCTTTTCTCTGCTGCACGCCTGTTAAAGCTACGCCTGCCGCAGGTACGCCGCTGGTTTCAATCTTCTCACCTCTCGCCGTTGCAGCTGCTTGACGAGATACTGAAGCGGCATTCCGGCTGTTTGCAGCTGGCTTCCTGATTGCAGTGTTCAAGTCGCCGATACGCCCAAGAAACGTGCGCACGGCCCCATCCGTCCAATTCGCTTTCTTGTCGCCGAAAGCGTGGATCGGCGGCAGCCGCCAAAGCATACCGGCTGGTTTCTGCTGCCATAACGGAACGGCTTCATGGCGCAGCAATTGCCCCGGAGCCACATCCCGTATGGTCTGTGGAGCCGGTTTCTCCACCTCCATCGTCTTCCTAAAGGTGGACATGAAGCCGACTTCCTCGCGAGTTGTCTGCCGAATGTTCAGCAAGGCAGAAATTTGAAGCAGCAATTCAGCCGCTTTTCTAGCATCTTGTACCTGCACGCTTCTCGTACGCGTTCCCGCATCTACAGCATGAAGTCTCCCTGCAATGCTTCTCGGCTCCTGCCAGTCGACCACATCGCTGAATAGATCAGCGACACGCCGATTATCCGCTGTGCTGCGTGGAGCTCCCTTTCGGATCTGATCCTCGGGCTTGGCATCGCGTGGACGTCCGCGTTTCTCGCCTTTCGCAGTCACCTGTTCCGGGTGTAGCTGCTCTGCTTTTGAAACCACGACTTCGTGGTTAGCCAGCGCCTTACGGTTTGTTTCCTCCCGGTTGCGGGCAGCAGCCTCGCGTAACCAACGTTCCATTCGCTTCAGCCATTCACGTTCCTTGGCTTCCCAGTTCACTTTGAGCGGCGCAAGCGTTTGAAGCTTGAGCTGAATTTGCTGTAAAATCGTCGTTTGGGAAGGAGCCCCCTCCATCGGATCGCCAGGCTCTCGGAATGTCAAGGCAAGTCTGCCCCAGTTGTCTCGACGGATGAAACGGTATTTATCTTGAATGGAAAGCGCGAATTGCTTGTGCCTGACAGCACCGCCTTCGCTCGATATCCCATTATCGCTGTCGTGATCGCTGCCGGTAATCCGTTTCATCCCTCGGCCTCCTTCCTCTTAACGACGCAGCCGATTACTTCTTATAGATCGTCTTCAGACCGTTATGAACCAGCTCCAACGTCTCGATAGCCACATCGCTCTGTGATGCATTAAGCGTTGGACCGCTCCATTTCACCGGATAGGCCTGAAAAAAATTCCAGCGGCATAACTCTTCGCCGGTCAGCTGCTGCAAGATAATGGAGCCGCTCTTGCGCACGACCCGGCCCTCCATGACGCCTGCGTACCAATCCCACAGCGCGCTTGAGCTTGTAATGCCGCGGCGCAGCATAATCGGCGAGAAGCGTACAGATTTGGGCAGCTTATGAACGAACCCGTTCTGGCCGCCTTCTCGAAACTCCTCGGTCTCAACCTCTGCCTCCAGACCGCTTACTTCGGTAAAACCGCCGGCAAGGATTCCGTCCAGCTCCACCCAGAAGCGAAATACGCCGCCAACGTTAGCTCCTTGTGTCAAAGCGCTCAAGCGTTATCTCACCTCTTCTTGAACACGTCAAATACGTTCGTTTTCTCGGATTCGTCATTCAGCTTCCTGTTAATGCGGGAAATCTCTTCACACCATCGCCGCCGCTCATGGTGTTCCATGTTCATGATGTCGTCATGCGGCCAATGGAAATAATACGCGATAAACCCCGTCTCTTCGTATAATTTCTCAATCGGATAGCCCGTTAGAGGCTTTCCGTTACGGACAAAAAATCGACATCCACCTCAAAATCGTGCTCGCATTTCGGACAAGCCGTATGCACCTTAGGCACTTCAAGGTCGTTAATCTGGCGGTACACTTGCTGTAAGTAAGCGAGATCAGCCGTAAATAGCCGCTCGATAATTTTCGTGTCAATATGTTTCAAGTCGCCCAAGCGCGTAATGACGCGGGCTAACAAAATAACCGTCAAATAGCCTGGGTTTTGCTGCACGCGCGGGTCGCGCATGGGCAAAATTTCATCTGCTGCAGTTGCAAGCCGGATAACGCCGCTTTTGTGCAGCGTGCCGTTCTCGTCGACGTAGCCCCGAGGGAGCTCGAACTCATACTCCGTTTGAAACGCCATTTTCCGGTACCCCCGATTATCGTAACTAGAATTTCGTTCGATTCTTTTCCATCATGTTCCACTGAAATCTCAGAAGCGGAAAACAAGAGATGCGCAAGGCGCACTATCGCCCGCAGCCATCCCTTGTTCTTCTTCCTTGCTTCCGTATTCGGATTACGATTACGCTGTGCGCGTCATGCCTTCGTGTGCCAATTCCACAAACTCGATGGCGACCTCAGCACCTGTACCGTTGAAGCTAGGCGCCGAATACTTCACCGGCCATGCTTCAATTACTTGCCACGTCGCCACATCGCCGCCTTCTTCATCGATCGCGATGATCGTTACGGTCTTGCGTTCGATCGTGCCTTCGATGCATTCCTGCATCCAATCATACAGATCCATCGAATCCGTTGCGCCCCATTTCAGGGAAATGTTGCCGTATTTCGCCAAGCCCGGAAGCTTGCGAGGTGTAATCACTTCGTTGCCTTCGCGGTATTCGATAACATCAAGCGAAGCTTCAAAGCCCGACACTTCGCTGAAGCCGGCCTGTTGAATGCCTTCGATTTCGATTCGGAATCTAAAATTGCGATATGGATCATTACGTTCGCCTGGCATGGATATCCCCTTCCATCAAATTGACCTTAGATGCTCCCGTTCAAAGCGCAGCCCAATTCCTATTCGGAGCCGGTTTTCTGCGTAATGCGGAAAATTACGAATTCAGCTGGCTTCACCGGAGCTACGCCGATGACACAAACCAGACGACCGTTGTCGATATCGTCCTGCGTCATCGTTTCGCGGCCAATGTTAATGTAGAACGCTTCCGAAGAGCTGTTGCCCATCAATGCGCCGTCACGCCATACGCGTGTCAGGAACGCATCGATCGTACGCTGCACGCGTGCCCACAGCTGATCGTTGTTCGGTTCGAATACGACCCAGTTCGTGCCGTTCTTGATGGACTCTTCCAAGAAGATGAACAAGCGGCGTACGTTGACGTATTTCCACAATCCGTTGGAGGAACATGTGCGTGCACCCCAGACGCGTGTCCCTTGGCCCGTGAAATGACGGATCAGGTTGACGCCGGCTGGATTCAGAATATCCTGCTCGCCTTTGTTGTACTGTACTTCCAAGCCGACTACGCCGCGAAGCACTTCGTTGGCAGGCGCCTTCTGTACGCCGCGCGTTTGGTCGGAACGGGAGTAGATACCCGCAACCGTACCGGACGGCGGGATGAAGATATTCCGCTTGTCGAGCGGATCGAAGACCTGCAGCCACGGGTTATACATCGCCGCGTAGCTGGAGTCGAAAATATTGCGGTGCGTCAGCACATCAGCCACTTTGGTTTTGTCGCGCGGGATATCGAGAATCGCGAAGCGGCTTCCCAAGTTCTCGCAGTGCGCAACCAAGGACAGCTGAACGTTCGGATCCGTAACGCCCGGAACAGCCATAATGCTGACAACATCGTTATCGATGAATGCCTGGATGCCTGTCCGCTTGCCTGGACCGCGGTCTTCGCCCATGAAATCGCCAGCGGATAGGTTGGCTAGGGAGCCGTCGCTTCCGCCACCGAAGATCACATCGTATTTGCCGACAGCTTCAGCCAAGCCGCTGATGACCGTGAACGGCGCGATCGCTTCGCCAGCAGTCCCTTGCGTCAAGTCCTGCACCGTAACGATACCGGAACGCGCCAGGATTTTGTCCACATGGTTGGCTGCCGATACGTTCAGCGAGAGCTTCTCGAATGTTTCGATTTCGTCGCCATAGAAAATATGGAGCGTAAATTCGCTTGTCGTCAGCACTTTCGCTGGCAGCAGCTGGTTGTCGATGACATCTGCTCCGCCGGCAAGCGGCGATTCCAATTCAATCAGATTGTCTTGGGAAGATACGACGCGGTTGAACTGCTTGCCCGCAGCGTCCTCGAACGCCACGACATCGCCGGGATTGAAGCCGGCATTGTTCTTCACGCGGTAGCGCTTAGATTCGCCCGGCGTTCCAAGCACCTCGTAAATTTGTGTTTTCGCTTTGCTGGACGGCACGATGCCGACGCGGATTTGATTGCCCCATGCACCCGGGTTTTTCGCCGTAATGGCGAGAACTGCGGATTCAGGCGTCGTGTTGACGGCCGGTTTGGCATCCGACGGCGCAACGCGCATAACGAAGCAGCGGGAACCGCCGTTCATGAAAAACTGATCGACCGCATACGCCAGGAAGCGATACGATCCAAAGGCGTTCTCGGACAAATAAGATCCGAATACACGCTGAAACTCGGCAATACTTGTAACGAGCTGCGGCAAGCCTTCTACAGCACCGCGCTGCGCCAGGCCGATAAAGCCGGCTGTGCTTGTGCTAGCCCCTTCGAGCGGCTGTGCACCACTATCAAACTCTTCAACGTACACTCCAGGCGACAAATACTCTGCCATATGCCCCTCCCGCATTGTGCTTATTTAAGATAAACTGGACACCCTGCGCCTGTCGGCGCTGCTCGGCTCCAGAGAACCTACCTCTTCGGATCTTGCTCGTTATGTAAAAACAATCGGGGCGGCGATTTCATTCCGGCCCTCATGAAGGTGAAACCTGGTGGTTTGGGTTTGAGACCTATACGACAGCAGGAGTTCGACTTCAAAGCTTCCCTGTACCGGCGGCCGGAATACGAACCGAAGCTCGCCGATTTGATCGCTGGATGCCTGGATGACAGGTATCATGAAGCTTCCTTTGGCTGCCGGTTTCGCAAGCGGCGCAGCCAGCTTGAATTTGCGGCTGTCGCTGCCATTGGCTCCGATCACGCAGCGGGCAATAACCGTCCCTTCCCGGCTGCGAAGCTCGTAGGCATCGCCTGCGGCGATTTTCCCCAGCAGCGGTATCGTTTCAATATCCGCCATTCCGGGTAATGCATCAGCAGAAAGTCTTGCTCGGGCGCCGCGCTCATCGCAGAGAACGGCCTGCCCCGTAACGCCCTTCAGCGGTTGACCGCTTGCGGTTACGGTGCTGACGGTCAGCGTGACGGCTGACGGCGGCAGCGGGTACGCTCTGCCGGGCATCAAGGATACGGCGACAACCGGTTCAAGCTTGTTCAGCTTGGACGGCATAACCTCCAGCGTCTGCCGGCAATAAATCAACGAATCGACCACTATTGTTATCGGCTCGTCGGCCAAATTCGTAAATATCCATAATCCGTCCGGCTTGATAATCGGTTTGATCGAAAGGCCCTTTACGTGAACCGTTACCGACGAGGGGTCAGGCCGACTTCCCGTGAATCCATCGCGCAGTAGAAGCACAAGGGAGCAGCGTGTTACGGAAATGCCCATCGCAGCACCTCCTTCATTTCTCCTCCAGCTGAATGACGCGTTCCACAACGCGGGTGGTCGACTTCAATCTCGTGGAATCCAAGAAGACAGGACCGACGCGGATCGGGAGCGACATTTTGTAAGGCATGTCCCCAAAATTCCACATGCCGGTAAGTGCGTCGACAGTCAGCGGCTCCATAACGATTCGGAGCTCCTCGTTGTTCTCTGCAAGAGAGCCCTGCAGGTAGCTGCCGCGAACAATCGCATTGTCATGCAGAATTTGAAGCGCACGGCCCATGATGACATGCTCATCGAGCGTACGGGACTGAAGGTCCGCATTGGAATACGGTGTTACTATGTAATGCAAGTCCAGCGCCATTGGCGGAAACTGCAGCATCCCGCTTCCGCGTGCCTGCATCTCGTTCCTCCTGGCTTCGCCGTTCTCCGAAATCCGATAGAGATAGAGCGATAGGACAAGATCCCCTTTGTCCGCAGGCGAAGCCATGCCGATCAGCTCCGGCTGTGCCACGGGCTCCGGCGTCATTTGTTCCCGAAGCAGCTTGAGCAGCGATGCTCCGGCATCGGCGACAGCGGCATAAGTACCGATGGCAATCCCTCCGTCTGCCCGGCTGGGCTAGTTCCTATGACTCCAAAATTCTACAGCGTTCAGCAAATTCTACCAAACTATTTTCCTATTATATCGTCAATAATGTCGGATGACCACGGAAATTTGCTAATCAGCTTCCATTTTCTAAAAAAAGCTGTCCCATTCGCTGTTTACAAGTATTTTCCCTGTTTTTTTGAGCTCTTGGCGGGCAGAGGCCACCAATTCTCGCATTCCGACCTGCCTGCCCTCCGAAGCAGCCATGAACGCGGCAGTCAGGACGATGTTCTTAATGTTGCCGCCCGCCACTTCGATCCGGGACGCCAGGGCGGTGAAGTCGACGTCTGCCGAGAGCGGCGTCGCGGCAGGGAACATCGACCGCCACAGCTTCTCCCGGTGCTCGGCATCCGGGAACGGAAACTTGACGACGATATTGATCCGGCGCATGAACGCATCGTCGATATTTTGCTGGAAATTCGTTGCCAAAATCGAAATACCCTCGTATTCTTCCATCTTCTGCAGCAGGTAGGCTGTCTCCACGTTGGCGTATTTGTCATGCGCATCTTTTACTTCCGAGCGCTTGCCGAACAGGGCGTCAGATTCGTCGAAGAAGAGGATGGCGTTCGTCCGCTGGGCTTCTTTGAAAATCTCGTGCAGGTTTTTCTCGGTTTCTCCGATATACTTGCTGATGACTTGGGACAGATCGATCTTGAACGCTTCCAGCCGAAGCTCCTTCGCTACGACCTCTGCCGCCATGGTCTTGCCCGTGCCGGGAGGTCCGGCAAACAGCATGCTCAGTCCCTTGCCGTAGGAGAGCTTGCTATCGAACCCCCAGGAGCCGTATACTTGGCGCCGGAATTTCATCATATTGCTCGCCTGCTGGAGCAATTCCATAGGTTCGTGCGGGAGAATAAGATCGTCCCATGTATACCTCGGATTCAGTCTGCGCGCCTTCTTCTCCAGCTCATGATTGAGCTGTGCAGCCGCTCCTTGCTCCAGATGCGCCTCCGTCACGGCATCAGACCCGTCGTGTGCAGCAAGCCGATTGGCGTGACTTAAGGCCCGGCTGATTTGACCAGGCGCGAAGCGGAATTTATCCGCCATCGCTTCCGCAGCCGCGGCGGAAGCTTGATCTCCTTCGCTCCAAGTGCGCCAGAGCATCCGCTGCTCTTCAATAGCAGGCGGCTCCAGCTTCACTTGAACGATCAGCGCTTGCTTAGGGAGCGGCAGCTCGCTGTAGTGCGCCCGTTCTTGGGACAGCCATAACAGCAAGCCGCCTGTTCTAGCCACCCATTGTGCCAGTGCTGTGCGGCAGCCCGACAGCTTGCCTTCCTGCCCCATGAAATGATCGCCGCCCGCGATGGCCGGTATGGCATGGGTCAGCTTGGCTTCCCGAAACAACTGATTCAGGAGCTCATAGAAGGCGCCGCGTTCCCCGTCCAGCCGGCTTGCATCAAGCAGCAGCAAGGGCCTGCCCAGCGATGCCGCCAGGTGCTGCGCCTGCAGCCGCTTGCCGGTCCCGCTCTGTCCCCAGACATGCAGAACTACCGGTTTCTCCTCATCCTCGTGCAGTTCTGCTGTTCGCCGCATTTCCGCCTGTATAGATGAGCCGACCAGAAGCGGCTGCAGCTGTCCCGCCTCTTCCGATTGACTCCAGCGTTCCACCCATCCGTCCAATCGTCCGTCGAACGGTTCCGCTTCCAGCAGAAACGACACAATGCGCGGGTCTAGCTTGAGCGGCCGGGCCAGCAGCGTAGCAGCTGTGTCCTCATCTGCTGCCAGCAGCCAGCGGCGCAGCCCGCTTTCGCCTTGAAATGCGCTTCTAGCCTCATAACGTTCCTTCTCTGAGCTGCAGAGCAGTTTGAGCGCCAGGTCCATCGTCGGCAGCTTGCAGGTAACGTCATCCTGCAGAAAGCCGAACAGCTTGTCGTACTTGCGATGAAGCTCAGGAGCCAGAGCGAGCATGACAACGCGCTGCTCCAACTCTCCCAATCCGAAACGCGACGCCAATTGCAGCAGCCGGGGCTGCTCGTCCAAGGCAAGCTCGCGGCTAAGTGACAGCTTCGTCTGAATCTCTTGATCCAACAAGCGGAGCTCATCCTGCATAACGGCAAGCTCAGGCGGAAGCGCAACTGCTTCCGCTTCGGCCCCTTGACGTTCGGCCAACAGTCGATATACCTCATCCTCTGTCACAATCAAGCCGCGCATAGGGTCTGTCGGGTTAACGTGATCCAGCTCAATTCTGCACTGCAGTTGAAACATAATGATGGCATCCAGCTTCCGCAGCTCATCCTTCCAATGCTCGCGGCTGCTGCTGTAGGGTGCTAGTGTCATGCCTGGGATCGACTCCATTCGTGCTTATTCGCTAGTTTCTTTCCTATCTTACACAATAAAAGAGCTCTCAAGCGAGAGCTCTTTCGTAATTTTTTCGGGTTTAAACCGTCATTGCACGTGCAGTTAGCCGTGCTTCAGCCGTCTGAATCCTTTCGCAATATGACGCAGTCAAAGATATTCATCATATCGCTTCGCGCTTGATGGATGAATCCTAAGACGGAATGCTCCAGATTGCTCGTGCATAGCGACGCATTGACCATAATTTGCCGGTCCTTGATTACGACCGACATTTCATTGTTCGTCGGATAGCGGTATACTTCGTCAAACACGTTCGTTTGTGCATAGTACTCCGGCAGAACGACCGAAAACATCAGTAATGGTGGTTCGTCGCCGGCGTTATAAATGCGAAATTGTTCCTTAAGCGGGTAGTTGTTTTTTGTCCATCGATAACCATATATGTAAGTGTGATCGAGCTGCCATACAGGCTCGAACCGGCTCGTCGCATCCTCGAATAACGCTCTATAGAACTCTAGCAATTTCATAATTGACCACCTCTAACCCGATCGCAATATGTCATGATGCAGGCCTCCTCGTTTTCGCGCTTCGCTCTATTATAGAGGTTAAATATTTAGTAAGTTCATGGTCCTCGTTTGAATTGTGTGAACTTTCGCGTATTTTATTTGGAAAGTGTTAGCTTCCAGCTCCTAAAATCCCCTATTCAACACAAAAAGACCGACCCCACAAAAGGAAATCGATCTTTCCATACAGCCGTGCAGGTCATTCGAATGCAGCTGACAAGTCTTGGATCGTTGCAAAATAGTGCGTCGCTCCCGCGTCCTCCAACTCTTGCTTCGAACCATAGCCGAAGCCAATCCCGATGGAGGCAAGTCCATTATTGGCGGCCCCGATAATATCGTGCTTCCGATCGCCAACCATAACAGCAGCTGCTTTATCGATATCGAGAAGCTCTGCGAGATGCGCGATTAACTGCGTTTTGTCGGAACGCGTTCCGTCCAGCTCGCTTCCCCCAATGTGCTCGAAGAACGACTCCAGTTTGAAGTGCTGCAGAATGCGTTCGGCGAATACGGCCGGTTTGGACGTGCAAAGGATCAACCGCCGGCCTTGTCCCTTCAGCTGATGGAGCAGCTCCGGTATGCCGGGA encodes:
- a CDS encoding phage tail sheath family protein, translated to MAEYLSPGVYVEEFDSGAQPLEGASTSTAGFIGLAQRGAVEGLPQLVTSIAEFQRVFGSYLSENAFGSYRFLAYAVDQFFMNGGSRCFVMRVAPSDAKPAVNTTPESAVLAITAKNPGAWGNQIRVGIVPSSKAKTQIYEVLGTPGESKRYRVKNNAGFNPGDVVAFEDAAGKQFNRVVSSQDNLIELESPLAGGADVIDNQLLPAKVLTTSEFTLHIFYGDEIETFEKLSLNVSAANHVDKILARSGIVTVQDLTQGTAGEAIAPFTVISGLAEAVGKYDVIFGGGSDGSLANLSAGDFMGEDRGPGKRTGIQAFIDNDVVSIMAVPGVTDPNVQLSLVAHCENLGSRFAILDIPRDKTKVADVLTHRNIFDSSYAAMYNPWLQVFDPLDKRNIFIPPSGTVAGIYSRSDQTRGVQKAPANEVLRGVVGLEVQYNKGEQDILNPAGVNLIRHFTGQGTRVWGARTCSSNGLWKYVNVRRLFIFLEESIKNGTNWVVFEPNNDQLWARVQRTIDAFLTRVWRDGALMGNSSSEAFYINIGRETMTQDDIDNGRLVCVIGVAPVKPAEFVIFRITQKTGSE
- a CDS encoding phage tail protein produces the protein MPGERNDPYRNFRFRIEIEGIQQAGFSEVSGFEASLDVIEYREGNEVITPRKLPGLAKYGNISLKWGATDSMDLYDWMQECIEGTIERKTVTIIAIDEEGGDVATWQVIEAWPVKYSAPSFNGTGAEVAIEFVELAHEGMTRTA
- a CDS encoding phage tail protein, whose product is MSALTQGANVGGVFRFWVELDGILAGGFTEVSGLEAEVETEEFREGGQNGFVHKLPKSVRFSPIMLRRGITSSSALWDWYAGVMEGRVVRKSGSIILQQLTGEELCRWNFFQAYPVKWSGPTLNASQSDVAIETLELVHNGLKTIYKK
- a CDS encoding DUF4255 domain-containing protein, which gives rise to MTPEPVAQPELIGMASPADKGDLVLSLYLYRISENGEARRNEMQARGSGMLQFPPMALDLHYIVTPYSNADLQSRTLDEHVIMGRALQILHDNAIVRGSYLQGSLAENNEELRIVMEPLTVDALTGMWNFGDMPYKMSLPIRVGPVFLDSTRLKSTTRVVERVIQLEEK
- a CDS encoding phage tail assembly protein yields the protein MAFQTEYEFELPRGYVDENGTLHKSGVIRLATAADEILPMRDPRVQQNPGYLTVILLARVITRLGDLKHIDTKIIERLFTADLAYLQQVYRQINDLEVPKVHTACPKCEHDFEVDVDFLSVTESL
- a CDS encoding DUF6760 family protein; the protein is MEKLYEETGFIAYYFHWPHDDIMNMEHHERRRWCEEISRINRKLNDESEKTNVFDVFKKR
- a CDS encoding AAA family ATPase, producing the protein MTLAPYSSSREHWKDELRKLDAIIMFQLQCRIELDHVNPTDPMRGLIVTEDEVYRLLAERQGAEAEAVALPPELAVMQDELRLLDQEIQTKLSLSRELALDEQPRLLQLASRFGLGELEQRVVMLALAPELHRKYDKLFGFLQDDVTCKLPTMDLALKLLCSSEKERYEARSAFQGESGLRRWLLAADEDTAATLLARPLKLDPRIVSFLLEAEPFDGRLDGWVERWSQSEEAGQLQPLLVGSSIQAEMRRTAELHEDEEKPVVLHVWGQSGTGKRLQAQHLAASLGRPLLLLDASRLDGERGAFYELLNQLFREAKLTHAIPAIAGGDHFMGQEGKLSGCRTALAQWVARTGGLLLWLSQERAHYSELPLPKQALIVQVKLEPPAIEEQRMLWRTWSEGDQASAAAAEAMADKFRFAPGQISRALSHANRLAAHDGSDAVTEAHLEQGAAAQLNHELEKKARRLNPRYTWDDLILPHEPMELLQQASNMMKFRRQVYGSWGFDSKLSYGKGLSMLFAGPPGTGKTMAAEVVAKELRLEAFKIDLSQVISKYIGETEKNLHEIFKEAQRTNAILFFDESDALFGKRSEVKDAHDKYANVETAYLLQKMEEYEGISILATNFQQNIDDAFMRRINIVVKFPFPDAEHREKLWRSMFPAATPLSADVDFTALASRIEVAGGNIKNIVLTAAFMAASEGRQVGMRELVASARQELKKTGKILVNSEWDSFF
- a CDS encoding HAD family hydrolase, whose translation is MNELTLKSYRTILFDLDGTLTDPGEGILNAVQFAIRQMNKDIPSKQQLRPFVGPPLAESFQALCGMDAEEAKAAIDHYRVYFLERGMFENELFPGIPELLHQLKGQGRRLILCTSKPAVFAERILQHFKLESFFEHIGGSELDGTRSDKTQLIAHLAELLDIDKAAAVMVGDRKHDIIGAANNGLASIGIGFGYGSKQELEDAGATHYFATIQDLSAAFE